Within Triticum dicoccoides isolate Atlit2015 ecotype Zavitan chromosome 1B, WEW_v2.0, whole genome shotgun sequence, the genomic segment AGGTCGGGCCGAGTACTGGTTGAGACCAGTTAGAAGAGTCTGgccaaggaagagggagaggggaggagaaaGAGGATCACCACGCGATAATCCATGGATGAGGCGAGACTCATTTGCTACCACATGGACAATAGATTCATAAACAAATGACaacaagaataaataaataaataaataaaatcagtTAGTAGTCGAATGGTTAGGTTGTTGTATCACGAGACAGGAGGTCACCGGATCGAGTTACCTAGCTCGCGCCATTTTTTTATTTTCCTGTCGGGCGCGCTGCTGTTTTGGCCAGCCCAATAGCGTGGTAGCGTGGGTGCCGAAACCCCTAATTGGCGCCGAAGGCGCTGACTAGGatagacgagacttgcctgcttccCGCGCGTGCGCCCATCCGTGCTCCCCCATATGTGGCTTGATTTAATTGGTACAAAATAAGGTTCgcccccacccccttaaaatcagggggaagATGATTAGGTCAGAAAGGAAGAAGgaaaaaagacagccgtaggatgaggtgggagcacggatgggagcatggagaGGGAGCAGGCAAGACGAATCCGACTAGGAGCTCCCGAGTCCACTGTCCCTCTCTGTGCCTTTTGTGGGGAGAATCTTGAAGTTGCACGCTGACATGGCATTCTTTGGGAGGAGCCCACAAATCTTATGTTTCGTCGCCATCCGGTTGAACCCATCTATCTCCTCTGCTCCAACGAGAGGGCGCTTGGGCCAATTCACCGACGCTTGCCTTCGGTCCTCTGTCACTCCCCATCCACCACGATTGTCACAATCTCAACCAGCCAATGCAGGTCGGGCCGAGTACTGGTTGAGCCCAGTTAGAAGAGTCTGGCCAAGGAAGAGGTAGAGGGGAGGAGAAAGCGGCTCACCACGCGATAATCCATGGACGAGGCGAGACTCATTAACTACCGCATGAACAGTAGATTCAGAAACGAATGACaacaagaataaataaataaatgaatgaaattagttttCTTTTTCTTCATCGAAGATGCTGAGCATGCGGATTCTCGTGGTGAAATGGCATAGGGGTGAGTGCGCTGTGTGAGCGTCTACATCTATACCGCGTTTCTTCAGGAAAAATCGGATCTTCAAAATGCCTTTTTCTAAGGTTTTTTATTATTTGGAAACTGATTTTGTGTTTGGCCCATGTGGCTCCGGCCCATGGTCAAGtacagcccggcccggcccggcccagccCACGGTGGGTGGTCAGCGTGGCCCAGGGGCAGAACCGTCAAGCCGTGCCGGCCAGCCACGGCCAGGCTGCGGCCACCAAGAGCCGGAGGCAGAGAGCAGAGACATAGAGCGATAAGCAGAGAGAGCTCCTCATCCGGCTGCTCCTGCTCCCTATATATAATCCCCAATTTCGTCTCCCAGCATATAAAGCCTCCCGATTTCGAACCCCCCCATCGCATCCCCTCCCCCCACTCCTCTCCCCCGATCCGAACCCTCTCCTCGCCGCGCTCCGCCCCGCAGCGCCCCGGATCTCGCCGCCAGGACCGCCGTCGACCCGCAGCCGCCGCAGGTGATTGACTCCCCCTCTCCGCCGCCCCCTCGATCGATTCCGGTGCTCGAATCAGATCGCTCCCCCCTGCCGTTCCCTGTCTGTCTCCGGGCTCTTGTTGGTCCGTCCGGGATCAGTCCTGGCCGCCGGAATGGGCCGGGGCGCCGTCCCCGGGGCCTCCCGCTCTGCTTTTCTAGGGTTCGTtagttcgttcgttcgttcgttcagcGGTGGGAGGGGGGGATTAGTCGCCCCCCTTGGGCTTGCCGTTCCACGGCGGATTCCTCGATGGattcggtgtggtggtggtggggggagaTGCCGCCGGAATGGAACCGAGCCGGAAGAAAAAAGAACATCTTTTTTATTCTTCGTTCCTTGCAGAAGAACCGGGATTGGCTGATCTGCATCTAGCAGAGGAACCGGCCAGATGACGCACGGGATGGAGGGGCCATTGATTGTGGTTgatgtgtagtagtagtagtaatagcTTAGTGCTTGCTCGTATCGAATCATCAAATGGGGGACCTCTTCTTCAGAGACGATTCACATGGCATGACTGAATCGGCTCTGCTTGTTGTTGTTATACTACTAGTCTTTACTCTGTATGTGACATGAATGGACCCTatacatctactccctccgttcaaatttgaactaaaaccacggcgagtaaatcggaacggagggagtactagcttgCTGCTAATGACTGAAAAGAGCGTGCTTGTTTGGGCAGGCAAGGCGATATGGCCACCTTCGAGCTGTACAGGCGGTCCACCATCGGCATGTGCCTCACCGAGACGCTCGACGAGATGGTCTCCAGCGGCACCCTCAGCCCCGAGCTCGCCATCCAAGTGCTAGTCCAGTTCGATAAGGTGCGACAGCTGAGATATTCTTTCTTCGGTTACCGCCAGTCTTCCCCTTCAGATTGGGGGACATAGCTTTCCATATCTTGCGGATGATTTGATTTATGGTTTCTCTGTGTTTCTCGTGTGTGCAGTCTATGACGGAGGCACTGGAAAACCAAGTGAAGAGCAAGGTtactgtcaaggtacgtgcttCGGATTTTTTTTTCAGTTTTCGCGCCATTTCGGTGTTCGCCTGCTCGGTGGGCTCATTATTATTTGCCATATGCTGCTGTGAATTAATTTGTCGGGTTCTAAAAAGGTTATGACCTTTTGTGGTATGATAAATATGTTTGCTTTTCTAGATAGCGGTCGATCAATATCCTTACGACACGTGGTACCAGTGCCAAGTTGCACTGCAGTTTAGCTTGTTTGTTCACATCGCAGACCTCTGTAAAGGAAACAAACCTTTACTTTTCTTGTTTCGCTACATATATTGCTTACTAAAGATATCGTTCACAGTTTCCAAGGCCATAAGGGCGAAGATCCTGGGAAATATGTCCTGCATATGTTGTtctgagttcaagggacgtcagtcAATTTGGGGAAACTCTGGAATTGTGTAAAAACGCTGTTTTACTAAACAAAACCTGTTGGCATAATGTGTGTTCATATCTAAAAATATCTTCTGAAGCTACCACTTACTCATAGTGACCATAGTTTCAGTCACCTTAATTTACATGATGTCAAATAGTACTGGTTTTTCTCAATATCCAaagcattaacatggaatttggaaGAAAATATCCTTCTGTAGTAGAAATGAATTGCAGTGGAACGCGTTGGGATTTTTTGCTTGCCTGATTGATCTTGAATAAAATGATTATCAACACAGTATCAAATAACTTCTGATATCCGATTGTGGTTCACGGTTCACCGTAAAAAAACTAAACCAACCAGGATTAGCCCTTGGTGGCATTTTTTGCTAGGAAGAACGGCGAGCACCAAACTTTGCAGAGGCCGAGCCTCGAACGTGGGTTGCCAGGCTGCGAGCACTTCAGCCGCTCTAGCTAGCCACCTGAGCAGACACTTGGTCTTGCTCATGGTTCACCATAGCAGGTGCCATCATTCACCATAGCAGGTGCCATTAAGGATTTCTTTGATTACTAGATATGCTTCGCTGTTTCCAAGGCCGTAAAGGGCAAAGGTCCTGGGGAATCTGTTTGCATACGTTGTTCTGAGTTCTAGGGATGTCGCACAATCTGGGGTAACTCTGGAATTGTGTAAAAAAAGAACTTTCTGCAAAACAAAACATGTTGACATAATGCATGTTTACAGCTAAAAGAGGAGCTTCTGAAGCTGCCACttgtttcttatttttcttttgtttcagTCACCTCGATTTGCATGATTTCAAATACTACTGGCTGGATTTTCTCACTATCCAAAACATTAACATGCGTTGGTGATTCACAAATATCCTGCTGGATTTCCTTTATATCCAAAACATTAACATGTTGACATTAACTAAGTGTGAAAAGAAAATCCTTTTATGGCACAAATGAATTGGAGCAGCACGCGTTGGAATTTTTCGCTTGCCTGAAGTTGTCAACAATAGTGTTAAATGAATTTTGGTATCACATATGATGGTTCATGATTCACCATAAAAGAAAAACTCACACAACCAGCACCAGCCCTGTGGAGGCTGAGCCTCGAACGCGGGTGGGTGGGCTGCGAGCACTTTCAGCCTGCTCTAGCTAGCCACCCCAGAAGACGCTCTGTCTCATTCATGGTTCAGTTGCCAAAGGATTTCATTGACTCCTTGTGCCCACATTGTATTTGAACCTGATAGAGAACTGATTAGAAACTTAAATCTGGAATAATCACAAATAATATAAACTGACcaattattttgttttctttcaactaCGTGTGACATGTTCACTTTTTTTCTGTCAAAAAGGAGTCCCCTGTCTTTTTATAGAAACCAAAGGTAATTGACCTGCAACACCTTGTGAATGAATGCCACTTGTGGCATGAAACAAAAAACATAGGCATATACAGTTTTTGCAGTACACATCATATTACTATTATCTTGCAATTGCAAAACAGTGAGCAGACTAGGTGGTATCTGGGCATGTTGTTGGTCCCCACTCCCCAGTGAGCAGACTAAACCCTACTCCCTCCTCTCAACCCTGTTACCTCCCTGTGCGAGCCGCCCTGGCGCCCTTGCCTGCAGCCGAAACCTCTCCCTGTCAACAGCCACGGCTACCACCTCCGCCACTTTCCATCCTCCAATATCCCACCACATAACACCCAGCTATACAAACTCTAGTTGATCTTAGCTGCTGGCTTCCTTGAATAAGTTTGCGTTCGCAAATACCTGCAGGAGACCCTAAGATTGCGAGTAACAGATACGGAGAACCAGATCAATGATATCTTTAAGTAACGCCACTCAGAGCAGGCTCGGTTCCATTTTTAAATTGACCAACATTATGAATTCACATTCGATCAGCAAGCTGCAGTTGATATCTTTGTTACTGGAGGCTATACAACGAACCACCATCATCACTAACTCAATCTTGTACCTTTGTGTGCTCATAAATGCTGTCTGTATCCTCTTTTTTTTGTACTCAAAAATATCTAAAGCATAATTTGCATTTTTTTTGGTACGTTGCTGGGCCTAGCTGATAGAGTACAGAGGGCGCAAACATGAACTGGTTCCTGGCTTCCTGTTGCTGTTTGTGTGGAGTTCTAGAGGGTTGACAGTCTCTGTATAATCTGACGTTGAACTGGATTCTTGGTTGCAACTTCAGGGATGGAACCTGGCACGAATCAATCTCCTGTCAATTTGCTGAAACTGTTCCTGCAAAAACAACTTCTTTGTTGAAAATGCAAAGAATTGTGCGTTGCTTCAGAAAACCCATATACTCTTTGCTGTTTCTAGGAAACCTCCTTTGTTTCATTGATCTGTTTTAGTTAACGTGTGGATTGAAGCGGGTGGAGAGGAGATATTTCCAGCTTTTTAATACTGTCGCCTATGAAATTcagctgtttttttttttttgaaagtcaGCTGTGGTTCAGACTTGTGCTTGCTTCTCATTGACATCTGCATCTGCATTCCTCATGTCTGTCCGTTTCTGATTACAAGGCCATGTGCACACCCTGTTCTCTCTGCTTTGAGCCGTAGTTCAGACTGCGCGCTGATAATTCAATTCCGTATTGCGCTGATAACCCATCAGGTTAATGCCGTCGCTACAAATTCAGCTCTAGTTCAGACTTTTTCTTCTCATTGCCAATGCCATGATTCTGACTGCATCATCCAGTTTATTAGAGTGATAATCTTCATCAGGATAATACTCACTCCCGTTCCTTTTTTTTTTCCTGTGTATTTATATGCAGGGCCATCTGCACACCTACAGGTTCTGCGACAACGTGTGGACATTCATATTAACCGACGCGCAGTTCAAGAACGAGGAGACGACCGAGCAGGTGGGCAAGGTGAAGATCGTGGCCTGCGACTCCAAGCTGCTCAGCCAATAAGCAGCTCTCGCGCGAGCTGCCAACTCCCGGAGGCGGGGGTGGGCTCGTTCGATCGATCGATCCCCGCCTCCGCTAGAGAAgaacaccaccaccatcaccaccgccACATCCCCCCCTCCTCATAATCCATGGGTACCTGTAGAAGAAGGATCTCATGCGATGCGATCCTAGAGCAGAGCGTGGCGTCGCGTCGCATCGCGGCCACAGAACTTTCCTCCGGTCCGTGCCGTGTACTGTTGTTTCCGGAACTTTTGGTATAACTGGCGACTGGAATGAGCAAGTAGCAAACAAAAACTTTGCTTGGAAAATCCGTGTGACATTTAGTACATCTTGTGTGATGTGATGCCGGTGTTTTTCGCCGAACTTTTGCCGGGCAGTTCTCTTGGCAACCACATTTGCATTTGCATTTGCATTGCAGTCTGAGTTGCAGCTGAGGTCCAGTGCCAAGTCGACACCAGCACAGGCACAGCCCTGCATGCTAGTATTGTTGTTGCCACTTGTAAAAATGCTGGCAGAGAAGAGAATCGAATCAGAGCTGGGGCTGAGCGCATGCACAGCAGGGGCCGAGTGACCGGTGACAAGACTGAGCAGAGCTGCTGCTGCTCTGCCCTGCTCTCTGCTCTGCTTTCTGTGTAGGGCCAGAGCAGATGCCCCAggagctagagagagagagagagagagaaggaataaTAACTGCATGCATACATGCTTGCATGAGGTGGCTTCCACTGGCGATGGCCACCTTTTCAGTTCAGTTCAGGGCAGGTCTGATTGGCACTGACCATGAAAGATActgtgacacacacacacacacatacacacacacttgcTTCAGTCTTCACCACTGTTACCCTTGACAGCAAAAACAggggagaagaaaaaaaaatcaaaatgaagCATGCCCTCCTCACAGTTTACACAGGTGCAAGAACCAGCAAGCCACACATGTCCATTCATGGCAGGTTcccacccccttccttccttcccattaacccagcatcatcatcatcattgcaaAAGGGAAAAAAAAGGTGCCCTTTTTGAGTCTCATGAGAAAGTGGCATGCACAAACACACAAAGCTCAAGCCTTGACGGCCACACACTTGCTCATAAAAAGATTGGAGTaaaaagtagagatgcatgtgtactaaaagtctttttttattatttcctaATGAGGTCCACTAGTGATAGCTTGCATTGGAGAGAAAAAATTGATGTAGGTGTttcaaattactttttgtcatggggcatatgtatccatatgccaccattgtacatgccttgATACTGCTCCAGTCAGCAACCCACATGTGCAGACGGAAAACGCTCCACATACCCTCATCCTTATGAACGCAGGCACGTATACCCTATCCTTATAAGCATCTTCGAGAGACTGCGCCGGCACATCATCTTCAGATTGACAAAAATCGCTACTGGCACCTTCATGGTCAACGAggactgaaataaatccaggaaaatgcGAGCATCAGTGTCAAGTGTAGGACTTAAACATGACCGACCATGATACCACTGTCCTTCTAGCCGGCCAACCACGGGTTGGTTAGCCGTACGACCACCCTTTAAGCCattgttttttccaaaaataataatAAGTGTGTGTGCGCCTTAATGGCTAAGCACTCACACTCAGGTCCCAAACACACcattgttttcttcttcttggggtcGCTTTCCAACTCGGCTTGCCTCCCAAGTTCCCTCATGAAAAAGGCCCATCCATGCATcctcaaaaaaggaaaaaagttTTAATTAACGGCACAAGTTGCATCATCTGAATTGTTTATTCCACATGCTCCCAACGTTTGTTTGTTCTATCAATAGTGCCGGATTTCCGTACAGAGGCAACGTGGCAGCCGGGGACTGGAGGGTGTAAATCGCGGCCGCGTTAGGTNNNNNNNNNNNNNNNNNNNNNNNNNNNNNNNNNNNNNNNNNNNNNNNNNNNNNNNNNNNNNNNNNNNNNNNNNNNNNNNNNNNNNNNNNNNNNNNNNNNNNNNNNNNNNNNNNNNNNNNNNNNNNNNNNNNNNNNNNNNNNNNNCCGGCCGCGTTAGGTTGGTTGAGAGGCAAGATGAGTGAGACCAACGCTTCATTGTTTTCTACCGTGATATGATATGATGATTTCCACTCAGCGTGTTAAGAACGTTTTTCAAGCTATGTTAActagaaagaaaaggaaaacattATGACCTTCGGAGACCCGAGCGATTTAAGAAAACAAGCGGTGTATGTTGAACATAATCAACTTTGTTAAACTTTTCATACGAGTACAGCAGCAGGCCAAGTTTTCTTTTTTCCCAAAATGTTTCAGATATTTTTCAATTTCTTTTATAATTACTATTTCTTTTTTTGCATACCATGTGCATATTACACACCGGAGAGCCAAGGGGTGTTTTTTCCAAGATCCCACCCCCTGCACATTAAgtcatgcatcatcatcatcattattgcAAAAAAGGCAAACTTTTTGGCTTGAGTGACTGCAAGTGGCATCCAGAAAGAAAGCTCAAACAACCTTAATGGCTAAGGACTCACTCACAAGTCACACCCAGGTCTCACACACTGTACTGTATGTACACATTGTTAATTACTCTTTGCTGTCACTTTCCAACTTGGCTTGGCTCCCAAGTTCCCTCAGAAAGGTGATTAACTACTGTTACTTATTAGAAAGAAAGAGAAGCAAAATAAGGCCATGAAGACAATTAATTATTAGTTAGATCAGGACAGAGACAAACAAGCCTGATCATGAAGACCACTGTGGCTAGCTCTCATGGTGCAAGTTGCACCATTTGTTTAACCACATGCCACATGCCCCCCAATGCTCTATATAATCTTTCTGTGCCAGGGTTCCGTA encodes:
- the LOC119316415 gene encoding transcription initiation factor IIA subunit 2, with product MATFELYRRSTIGMCLTETLDEMVSSGTLSPELAIQVLVQFDKSMTEALENQVKSKVTVKGHLHTYRFCDNVWTFILTDAQFKNEETTEQVGKVKIVACDSKLLSQ